GGCTACAGCTCCGCCCTGCAGGAAGGCGAGGCGCGCGTCCACACTACGACGGTCATCACTGATCATAACTAGCTCACCACTCCAGCCGAGGCTTGACGCGGCCGCCGCTCATGCCCCGCCAGCGAAGGCGAGGCAGAGCTCGAAGGAGTTCAAACAATACCGCTCCAACTAAGCCATTTCCAAACGCCTCTCCAAACACGCCACCAACCGACGAATTTGGGATACGTAACACCAACATCGAATATAGCCCGAGAAACACCGACGCGTGTAATAGCGTCGCTCCAAAAAAAATCACAAAGCGTGGAAGCGAGCGCACGACGATGATCTGTGTTCCAATCAAGGCCACCGAAAATCCAACAATCGTTTTCGCAAGACCACTGACCCCAATGATGCCGCCTGAAAGTGCATCTTGGATAACACCACCGACCGCACCACTGAGGAGTGCCGTCACTGGCGAAGTCGTCATGGCTAGGTAAACAATAGCGACCAACACCAGGTCGAGTTGTACCCCATCACCCACCAGATACGGTATGAGCGTGGTCTGGAGCACGAGCGCAAAAACAACAATGAAAGCTACCTTAGACACTTTCATCGCGTTCCACCACTTGGCAGATCAATGGGTCGTCGTTCCGTAATGACCAGCACATCTTCCAAGGCACCAAAATCAACCACTGGCCGCACCCCAATGTCCTGATAGAGGCCGCTGTCCTGGTAGAGCCCGCGGCCCAGCTGGACCGACTCAACGACTCCAATAAGATACCCTTTCGGATATATCCCTTCGCTACCCGACGTCACCACCCGATCGCCCACCTGAACATCAGCCAGGTTGGAGATGTAGTCAAAACGTAGGGGTAGGTCGCCGACGTGTCCGGTCACAATACCTGCAGAACGAGAACGCTCGAGCATGGCTCCGATCGCCGCATTTCGGTCGACCAAGAGTTGCACCTTTGCATTGTTCGCACTCAGAGGACCAACTACGCGGCCAACAACGCCTGTTGGTGCCAGCACGGCAAGGTCGGTCTGCAAGCCATCCCTAGTACCGCGAGCGATCGTTACGGTACGAAACCAAGGCGTGGCATCGACCGCGACTACCTCAGCGGCCACCGTCGACCACGGCACATCTTCTCGAAAATTCAAAAGCTCTCGAAGACTCTCACTACGCTGTGCTTGTGCACGCGCGTTTTGAAGTTGGACCTGCATAGCTGCAAGCTGTCGCCTAAGTAGAGTGTTCTCGTCAGCAACGTTTTGAAGCGACGAGTAGCGCGCCCAAGTGTTCACTACTCCATCTACAAACCCAAAAGTTATGCGTTGGATCCCAGAAAAGAACCCGAACGTAACCGATTCGAGCACTGGCACACCCGAATCGGATCGGACCTGGGCCGAAATGAGAATGATCTGAGCCGTCAGGACGGACAGCAAGATGAAACCGGTGCGTCGGCGGATGTCAAACACAGCCTCAGGCGAAAGCTCAGGATCGGCGCTGACTAGTCGATCGAGATCTTCCGTAGCAGGTCAAAGTCATTGAGCATTTTGCCAGCACCCTGGACGACGGACCCCAACGGGTCTTCCGCCATCGAGAGCGGCAAGCCAGTCTCTTCCCTCAACCGCTTGTCCAGATTATTGAGCATCGACCCGCCACCGGTCAGCAAGATGCCACGGTCGACAATGTCGGCCGATAGCTCCGGTGGCGTACGTTCGAGTGCGGCACGCACGGCCTCGACAATCTTATTAACTGGGTCGGCAAGCGCCTCGCGAATTTCTTCGTCGTTGATGGTGAGCGTCTTCGGAATTCCCTCAATAAGATGGCGCCCCTTGATCTCTATCGTGAGTGGGTCGTCCAGTGGAAATGCCGAACCCACAGTCATCTTGATAGCCTCAGCCGTGCGCTCGCCAATAAGCAACTTATACTTCTGTTTAATGTACTGGATGATCGACTCATCCATCGCATTACCAGCCACCTTCACAGCTTTGCTGTAGACGATGCCGGCCATGGAAATAACCGCAATGTCAGTCGTGCCACCACCAATATCAACGATCATATTTCCAGATGGCTCAGTGATCGGCATGCCAGCACCAATCGCTGCTGCCATCGCCTCTTCCACCAAATACACTTCACTCGCTTTCGCACGTTTGGCACTATCCTTAACCGCCCGCTTTTCGACTTGTGTAATCTCTGACGGCACACCAATGACAATGCGTGGACGGACCCACACAGTCCGGTTGTGCGCTTTCTTAATGAAGTGGTTGAGCATCTTTTCGGTGATTTCAAAATCGGCGATAACACCGTCCTTCATCGGCTTGATCGCGACGATATTGCCAGGCGTTCGTCCGAGCATCTCCTTGGCATCCTTACCAACGGCCTCGATTCGTCCTGATGCCTTATTGATCGCTACAATCGAGGGCTCGTCCACGACAATGCCCTTCGCCCGCGCAAAGACGCACGTGTTAGCGGTGCCCAAATCAATGGCCAGGTCATTCGAGAACAGCGATAACATCGAACGGAAGTTCAGCAATTAGCCCCCTTCGAAACGGTTCGTGATTGGCCATTCGAAGGCCGGTTCATACGAAGCCGTCCAGGTGGTCGCTGGCCTAGACCACTAGCCTTCCCGGCCACAAGAATACCGTTCTTACCCTGTGCCTTCGCTCCGTACATTGCACAGTCAGCAACTCGCAGCAGTTCATCAGCCGTCGAAGCCGCTTCCGGTAACGCAGCTGAGCCAATCGATGCTGTCAACCTGACCTCGAAGCCAGCGGTAGTAAGAAATCGGTGCTTCGCTAGGTTTTCTCGAACGCGCTCAGCAACCACCCTGGCGCCCTCATTTCCGGTGTCCGGTAAGACAACAACGAATTCGTCACCGCCAAACCGAGCCACGATATCAGTCTCGCGCGTACTTCTCTGAATCACCTGTGCCGCTTCTACCAAGGCGCGACTTCCGCAAAGGTGACCGTGGCTGTCGTTAACCGTATCGAAATTGTCCAAGTCAATGAACAGTAACGACAGTGAATTACCGGTTCGTGAGGTCCGCCTGACTTCACGGTGGAGCACTGACGAGAGAAAACTTGAGTTGTAGAGCTGAGTCAGGTCATCGGTGACCAACAGCGATTCGGCCCGCTTCAGCTTAACCGCGTGATCCAACGCGACCGCAGCTGGCTCGACAAGTGCACCGAAGCCATCAAGTAGTGGTTTCCCGAGCTGCGACGAGCGATCGGTCGGCTGGCGGTCCAGACCAACCAAAGCACCAATCGTTTGACAACTACTCACCATTGGTAACCCAAACGCCGCAACTGCTGGACCCTCAGAAATCCGTTTGTCCTTTGACAAATCAACTGAAACAGTGTCGTGGCCGTGACGAATCACCCACTCGCCGAGTGGTAGCGCCCCACGTTGTAGTTCAGCATCAGGCCCGAGACTCGCGACCATCTTCACGCCCAACGATTTATCGGGTACGACGACGGCCCACCACGGCACCGGCAGCAAGCGGCTCGCGTGTTCCACTAGTAACTCAGCAATTTCTTTCGGGTCGACGGACTTGTTCAGGTCCCGATGAACTTTCGACCACACCTCGTAATTCCACAGATGTCGGCGAAAGACCGACTGGCTCTCTTTGAGCCTCGCAAAAAGGTCAAATGGTTCGGCCAAAACAAGTTGCTGCTCAATCTCAATCGGCAAGAGCGGAACCTAGAGATGCCCGGCGCTCCAAAACGATCGAAACGTCCCAACATGCGAAGTCGCGTGGTGACAACC
This genomic window from Vicinamibacterales bacterium contains:
- the mreD gene encoding rod shape-determining protein MreD gives rise to the protein MKVSKVAFIVVFALVLQTTLIPYLVGDGVQLDLVLVAIVYLAMTTSPVTALLSGAVGGVIQDALSGGIIGVSGLAKTIVGFSVALIGTQIIVVRSLPRFVIFFGATLLHASVFLGLYSMLVLRIPNSSVGGVFGEAFGNGLVGAVLFELLRALPRLRWRGMSGGRVKPRLEW
- the mreC gene encoding rod shape-determining protein MreC; protein product: MFDIRRRTGFILLSVLTAQIILISAQVRSDSGVPVLESVTFGFFSGIQRITFGFVDGVVNTWARYSSLQNVADENTLLRRQLAAMQVQLQNARAQAQRSESLRELLNFREDVPWSTVAAEVVAVDATPWFRTVTIARGTRDGLQTDLAVLAPTGVVGRVVGPLSANNAKVQLLVDRNAAIGAMLERSRSAGIVTGHVGDLPLRFDYISNLADVQVGDRVVTSGSEGIYPKGYLIGVVESVQLGRGLYQDSGLYQDIGVRPVVDFGALEDVLVITERRPIDLPSGGTR
- a CDS encoding rod shape-determining protein, with the protein product MLSLFSNDLAIDLGTANTCVFARAKGIVVDEPSIVAINKASGRIEAVGKDAKEMLGRTPGNIVAIKPMKDGVIADFEITEKMLNHFIKKAHNRTVWVRPRIVIGVPSEITQVEKRAVKDSAKRAKASEVYLVEEAMAAAIGAGMPITEPSGNMIVDIGGGTTDIAVISMAGIVYSKAVKVAGNAMDESIIQYIKQKYKLLIGERTAEAIKMTVGSAFPLDDPLTIEIKGRHLIEGIPKTLTINDEEIREALADPVNKIVEAVRAALERTPPELSADIVDRGILLTGGGSMLNNLDKRLREETGLPLSMAEDPLGSVVQGAGKMLNDFDLLRKISID
- a CDS encoding GGDEF domain-containing protein, with translation MPIEIEQQLVLAEPFDLFARLKESQSVFRRHLWNYEVWSKVHRDLNKSVDPKEIAELLVEHASRLLPVPWWAVVVPDKSLGVKMVASLGPDAELQRGALPLGEWVIRHGHDTVSVDLSKDKRISEGPAVAAFGLPMVSSCQTIGALVGLDRQPTDRSSQLGKPLLDGFGALVEPAAVALDHAVKLKRAESLLVTDDLTQLYNSSFLSSVLHREVRRTSRTGNSLSLLFIDLDNFDTVNDSHGHLCGSRALVEAAQVIQRSTRETDIVARFGGDEFVVVLPDTGNEGARVVAERVRENLAKHRFLTTAGFEVRLTASIGSAALPEAASTADELLRVADCAMYGAKAQGKNGILVAGKASGLGQRPPGRLRMNRPSNGQSRTVSKGANC